Within Pygocentrus nattereri isolate fPygNat1 chromosome 17, fPygNat1.pri, whole genome shotgun sequence, the genomic segment gatcaatctgacaggttcttctgctagacattcccagcaaaccctcactatgcgtttgggcttgcctggtctgaccggcatcttcccccaccacctgatccaactcaccaccaggtggtgatcagttgacagctcagctcctctctttacccgagtgtccaaaacacatggccgcaagtccgatgacacgactacaaagtcaatcattgaactgcggcctagggtgtcctggtgccatgtgcacttatggacatccttgtgttcaaacatggtgttcgtgatggacaaactgtggtttgcgcagaagtccaaaaactgaacaccactcgggttcagatcagagaggccattcctcccaatcacacccctccaggtctcactgtcattgcccacgtgagcgttgaagtcccccagtaggacaatagagtctccaggaagagcactttcaagcacccttcccaaggactctaagaaggctgggtactctgaactgctgttcggtgcataagcacagacaacagtcaggacccgttccccaacccgaaggcgtagggaagctaccctctcgtccaccggagaaaaccccaacatacaggcaccgagtcgaggggctatgagaaagcccacacctgcccgccgcctctcaccatgggcaactccaaaaaagaataaagtcctgcccctctcaaggagattggacccagagcccaagctgtgtgttgaggtgagcccgactatatctagccggtatctctcaacctcgcgcaccaactcaggctccttccccgccagtgaggtaacgttccaagttccaaaagccagtttcagcaaccgaggatcagaacgccaaggaccacgccttcggacactgcccgatccacaacgcaccgaacccctactactgcccctcccattggtggtgggtcgatgggaggggggactcatgtaactccttcgggctgggcccggccgggcaccatgagtaaatgcccggccaccagacgctcgctggcgagcccctcccccaggcctggctccagggtggggccccggtaaccctgttccgggcagggtacacaagtcctgtttttgtgtcttcataggggttattatggatcacactttgtctgacctgtcacctaggaccagtttgccatgggagaccctaccaggagcttttgctccagacaacatagctcctaagatcattcaagcacgcaaacccctccaccacgataaggtggtgatccaaggagaggattTTGACAAATTACTTGACAAAATTATTTGACAAATTAAGGATGCACCAACACGGGAAATTTGGGCAATATCCAATATATGTCATGTCAATGCCGGCAGGTATGAACATGAAAGATATGACATTTTCGGCATggttaaaaaagcaaaataatgaTAACAAATATGATAGACTGTGATCAATTTTATTTAATCAAATCATTTTAGATAGTCACTTCTAATCTATACAGTgctatttttaaagcaaatatctgcaAGCCACAATATGAATATGATATCCTCGTGCATCCCTAGTGGTTCATACTTTCACTTAAGTATCATTTCTCTGTTGTGTCTATCAGGCATATAATTCTTAGCAAATGCTCAATATTGCACTAAATTCTACAGTTCCTAAGAAGCAAATATAGCAGCTTACTATGATACTTTTATACAAACATCTTTATAAGTTGTCATACTTCAAGGACACCAAGTAAATCCATAAGTTCTAACAAAgataaaagatttttaaaaacacatacacGGAAAAGGtcaaccttttattttttttcctccccattAGAAGTTCTCACCAGGTTTCAGAACAAGTGTTTATCTGCCTGGCTCTGTACTGATGTGTGACAGGAAATAAAAGAGGGAGAAGCTGAGACTACAGTCTAAAGGAAAACATGTCAGCACTTTTACAACTAAAGCacaatgcataaaaaaaaaaaaaaatcaccaattCAAATCACCAATCAGACATTTTTGAAAACGACCTTGTTAATAACTACACACTTTTCTAGATAATCCTTATTTTGCTCTAACTGTTTAACACCTTCACATTTACTATAAATGTGTAGCCTCACTTCTGGATGGCTGAAACGGGAAGCCTTTAGTCCATTTCTGTCTTCTGTTCCAGAGAACGAGGGTCAGCTAGCGTTCATACATCTCTTTCAGGACCTTAATGCTCTCACTGTAACGTAGCTGGTTCTTATTAGAAGCCTCTTTCCACCTAAATTGAAACATACATCAAAACAATCAAGATAGAACTAACACTGATCAAAAGACTGGATTAAAGCCTGACCCTTAATAAAGTGAAGCTAATatctgaaaacatttaaaaatattgagCAATCTTACTTTTGTCTAATTTTCTTCCAGCGTTTCATGTGGTTGAACATGAGAGAAGCAGCCCCTGATGTGCTGTCTATGGTCTAAAGAAAAATATTATTACAATTGATGAAACACTGACAGTAATAAATTGTCATTACTCTTAAAAAATtgataatacaataataaactCAGGTCATCTTCTATAATGCACTTCACAGATCTCCAACGCAATGGAAAAACTACAACACCATCTGTGAGTAAACCAACTGGCTGttaaagtattaaagtattTTTGTATTCACAGACACACTTCTCATGTGTCAAATACCAAACAGCATCTCGTAGTCACCTGGCTTACTGTGGGTTTCTCTACAGGTGGGACCCTCAGGTTGACAGGATCTCCAGATTCGTTAACTGGAGGAGAAACAGGAGGTGGAAGACGGTATATGTTTTGACCTTTTCCATTTAGCATGTCTGCTACCTGAAAGAGAAACGAGAAGGATGTCTTTTACACAGCACAGCAGTTTTCCCTACGAATTTGTCATTCCCCCCATTCTTCCTCTTCTCAATCTCTTAAATTCTACAGAACTGCCAACAGCTCCTTCCTGCATTACTTGCATTACTCACTCTTATTACTTAAGAATAGCACAGCAAGTTTGCATTATTGTTTGCATTCGTTTACCTTCTGGCTGaaataagagtgagagagaatttTGTAGCATGTCTAAATCTCTCTCAGCTGTAGTGGTATAAATCGGAAGCTATAAAAATCCCTACACAGCCTTTCATAACTGGCATTTAGGGGCTGCCTGAAACCTGTGGGGTTGCCATGCTTGTTTTCCCACTCACTGTCttctttttctaattttctgttccaccctAAAAAAAAGCAGCTGTTATGTTCTGGAGCCTGATCCATTTAAGGTGAAGCTGTGTGTTGTGAAGCCAAGATCAGCTTTGTGTTTTCTCCTCATGCTTCTAAATGACACATTTGGGCgatttatggaaaaaaaaaaagaatataaacaTGCATTGTGACACCcctatttaatcattttaaaatacagtaataatacaataataatataataaaaacccACATGATTATTCTTCAGAAATTTTACCTAATACGCCTATGTAAAAAACTAGAAAACTAACAGGATGACCGAAGCAGAAGTGACACACCCCAAGTGACATTTGGCAGTGACGCCAAGTGTGCATAACAGGCCTACTTCTATAGCAACGCCATAATACAAGCCAAAGCCAataactgttcttttttttaataactctAGGGTAGACATGAAAGCCACGGACAAAACGAAAAGCAGATTAAATGTCCATCTGCTGCGCAGACTCTTCCTCTACAGTACCTCTCTCAGAACAATAGGCACAGAGAAGAGACTGCCTTCTCAAGCTGTCATCTATGCATagagtttttgctttttctttgaataggaaaaaaaagtacttaTTCAAGTACTTTGAATCTTAAGATCCTGTCTTCACTCATCCACAGAACAAAATGGATGGAAATTAGCTTGAGGATTCCAGAATAACACTGTAGTTAACAGCTACTTGTTGCAGAACCAAATACTctcttttttcaaatatgttttttaacaAGTTAACGGTTGTCATTAGTGTGAAACATGGAAGGAAACAGGGTGGAAGCGCTATGCAGGCTGAGCCTGACCTCTTCCTCTCCCATGCTGTGGGGTGGGCTAGCAGTAGTTCTTTCTCGGACAGAGGGATTGTTCTTCATCCAGGCTCTGCAGATGGGATAGAGTGAGGTGCTGGTACTGAACTGGGCCAAGTCCACACTGCGGTCAAACAGCTTGATGATGTATGCATctgacagaaaaaggaaaaaaaataaaaatacagatgaGTTAGAGTGAGAAAAGAGTGAATCTAAGATTAAAATGACCTATAAGTACAAATTAAACTTTTGTTTGGAACACAAATTAACACAAGATCTTGTTCAAATATCAGCTACAGTGCTAAAATGCAGTCTTGTGACACTGAATACAATTTatgtcttgtttatttattcctttCCAAGATAAATGTATTATGGATTCATTCAAATCAATCGGAAAAATAGCAAGCAATCCCCACATTTACTGACTGAAACTCAAACTAATCCTGTTAattaactgaaaactgaaaaggtGAATAAGAGTACTGAAACATAAGTGAGAAAAACATTAGCGTCTCTTCTCCTTTATGTGGGTCTGTATTCGTATTTTCTTTAGATTTACATAAAGTCGCATTTCTCTCCTTTCGGATAGCAACTTGAGTCACGTATGTTATATAGTAAGTTAGAGCTCtgttgtgttaatgtgtgtgcaCTTGGATTACTGTCCCACATTTTTCCAGCTTGCCATTGCTCAGTTTTACTCAGTATTAAATATTGTAAAGTTCCAAGAATGCATTAACACACAAATTAattaaacaccacatacatcCAAAACCTTTCCTTAAGAAAGTGTCTTTGCCACACATTACTGAATCTAAAGGGAAGCTGTTCATCATATTCCGTTTCCGCCACATGCTGATTACAGGTCATTGTGAAGAGAGCAAAACAACTTCATAGATGAATTTGAATTTAGAAAGTTTCCTTGCTTATACATTCAACATAAAACCACATTTATTGCATCTCAGataaatttcacattttaaaattgcATTTCTCATTTTACTGAAAGTTTTTCTTCAATGCACTATTTTACATaccactgagaaaaaaaattggtgAAACTGCACTTTAAAAGATTGAAATATGGTTTGTAATCACATTCTTACTTTGTTTGTGCTGATTTGTCTCGGATAAGCCATCGTCCATCTCTTTGCGCTTCTTTCTCCGGTGTTGCGGAAAACGAGATGATGGCCTGTGGGACAGAAAGTTACAGGAGTCACCACAGTCCCTaacaatgtttatgtattatgtTATGTTTTCTGAAAGCAAAGCTACCTACAGCTGTGAAACAAATGAAGCCTATCTGCCCTGTTAAACAAATTGAGCCTAACAGTGCAAGGCTACACAGATATACCACAGATATACCAGATAAACTTTCTGCTTTCTCAAAACGTCTTAGactgcatttcatttttctctggAAGTGCGTTACTGTTTGGAGTTCCTTCAGCAAATGGACCACTCACAATTAACTGCTAACATTTAATCTTAATATTTGGCGTTTTCCACTGTGCAAATACTGATAAAGTTGTTTTTGTCCATGACTTGTCTATAAATTGCTTGCGTGTAGGCGGTTTCATAAAATGAGCAATAAAGTACttatgaaaacagtgaaaatttTCATACCTTTTCCCAATAGAGGAAGGGGATAAATCCCTAGAAGGAGAAATGAATTAGTAATAAAAAATTCATATTCAGcttctttaaaatatttgtcaactaattcattatttttgagTTACACTGGAAATACAAAGGAAATTTTATTTTAGGCAGAATAAGCATCGGAATAAGCTGATGTGATTATTATTTCACCTCTAATAAATCCATTTAAGCAATACATAGGAATAAATGATTGAGAAAAAGATGCCAATTTATCTTgcttaagtaaaaaaaacaggagcACATACTTGCCCATTGAGTCTGCAACCATTTTTCCAGCATCTTCTTCATTCTGATCCCTTtcaaggaaaagagagaaaaagccaAGGTTACTAATAAGATGATAAAACACTTAACTCAGTCTGAGTAAAGCACATTTGCTGATAACATCTttaagtgataagtgatacttctttatcccacaaacggggaaattccacctctgcgtttaacccatccgtgaagtgaaacaccacatacacactagtgaatacacacacactagggggcagtgagcacacttgtctggagcggtgggcagccctatccacggcgcctggggtgcaactgggggttaggtgtcttgctcaaggacacctcagtcatggaccggcaactttccagtcacagggccagttccctaacctccagcccacgactgccccctagaCCCCTTTAGTTGCTGCAAGTCACTGTATTTCCATTAAACATGAATCACTAGCCCAACAATTCAGCCAACTACTGCAGtttacagtcacatgcaaaagtctgaacagcCTTGATCAAATGACAAGATTTGTTGATTTACTAAATGAAAATActtcaacacatcctctacagggaacaaacttaaacatggtattttttttaatcagaaagTCCCACTTAACCTTTACTACTAGTCCCTCTCCTCAAATAAGCCCGTTAGTCTGATATCGTCACTGTCCGAAGAATAACATCTCCAAAATAAAAGAAGTCCCCAAAATAGTAAGTTTAAAGGAGAatgcaaaaaaatgttcttatcTTTTAATGTACAATCATGAAAATAGGTTTAATTCAAAGTAATTGTAGAGCATTTCTACTAGTCCATTAACTataaaattttcacacaatgtaaaggacagccgtggtgttcaaatgatgcagaaaataaCAACTGacacaaatgtaaatgcatgtttttttttggatagcAACAATATACTGATAAGACTTGTAAGATTAGGATCGCTTTTCCTCAACATTGCTGATTTCCAAATAAGGgctacatgaaatgtttactaAAGGGTTTTGAAAAAGGCTGATATAGTCATTTGACAATTCTGGTCAAATTacgatttgttgattttctaaattaaaaagtaaatgaacacactgaattttacatggaaaacaaaacattaaattaagcctgtgcaaaagttaaggcacatttttaaatatattttcttccCCAtaagttaaattcagcaactaaatataaaCTGTGGGCTACAATTTCCAttgaaaatgccatatttaaggcTGTTCCCCATAGagcatgtgttaacttattttcatttagaaaatttgCACAACTTGTAGTTCGACCAGGGGCCCCAaagcttttgcatacaactctGGGCCCTGGCCCATGCTGAATATTTGCTTATCCAACAAGTtgtgcttttaaaaaataaaaagtttattatttttaataccaTTTACATACTTCTACATCTAGGCAATACTTTGTGGAATTCAAGGCCCCCGGAAACCAGACTACTGCATTAGATCCCCCTTGATAATTTACTTTTCGGCTAATTAAGT encodes:
- the lin37 gene encoding protein lin-37 homolog; the protein is MLHMKIKTEKPDTEGAGARNRLDAVLQGLVEKSDSERDQNEEDAGKMVADSMGKDLSPSSIGKRPSSRFPQHRRKKRKEMDDGLSETNQHKQNAYIIKLFDRSVDLAQFSTSTSLYPICRAWMKNNPSVRERTTASPPHSMGEEEVADMLNGKGQNIYRLPPPVSPPVNESGDPVNLRVPPVEKPTVSQTIDSTSGAASLMFNHMKRWKKIRQKWKEASNKNQLRYSESIKVLKEMYER